In Polycladomyces subterraneus, a genomic segment contains:
- a CDS encoding sterol desaturase family protein: protein MVQTRFLREFFGHRDILVTCIVFATCVAFTLPHLNQGAVWGALVLGMVLYALSEYLIHRFFFHLPPPKTPWLLWLLQRLHYHHHKDPDDLRLLFLPIWYSFPLVATVAGIVYAVSGDTVFTVAFTTGVLGYLLYYEWCHYVAHRPIQPITPWGRWLKKMHLWHHFKNEQYWYGVTNPVFDMVMGTFKNEREADQSDSVRDLEKQSTRYN from the coding sequence ATGGTGCAAACCCGGTTTCTGCGGGAGTTTTTCGGCCATCGCGACATCTTGGTCACCTGTATCGTTTTCGCCACCTGCGTCGCATTCACCCTGCCTCATCTCAATCAAGGAGCTGTTTGGGGAGCGTTGGTGCTCGGCATGGTGTTATATGCACTCAGCGAGTACTTGATTCATCGCTTCTTCTTTCATCTCCCGCCACCGAAAACCCCTTGGCTGTTGTGGTTATTGCAACGGTTGCACTATCACCATCACAAAGACCCAGACGACCTTCGCCTGTTGTTTTTGCCGATATGGTACAGTTTTCCTCTGGTGGCCACAGTCGCCGGCATTGTGTACGCCGTATCGGGGGATACCGTCTTCACTGTCGCGTTTACCACCGGGGTGCTGGGTTATCTCTTATATTACGAATGGTGTCACTATGTGGCACACCGTCCCATCCAGCCGATCACACCCTGGGGACGTTGGCTAAAAAAGATGCACCTGTGGCACCATTTTAAGAACGAACAGTATTGGTACGGGGTGACCAACCCGGTGTTCGACATGGTAATGGGGACATTCAAAAATGAGCGGGAAGCTGATCAAAGTGACTCCGTCCGCGATTTGGAAAAGCAG
- a CDS encoding aldehyde dehydrogenase family protein encodes METTTLHPIPTREWEETPPDASADLMQRAREAFDVWRRKSIDERLSYLRTLRHLIVDRMDEGMAIISQDTGKPKVEALTSDILTVLDAIGHAEKRAKHALKPRKVRTPISLIGKRSVVTYQPRGVVLVISPWNYPFQLSVIPVIEALAAGNTVILKPSEVTPRVGAWIASLFREAGFPEGVVQVAIGEKELGARLIEEHPDYIFFTGSVQTGKIIQQEAAKRLIPTTLELGGKDPMIVFADANLNRAIKGAVWGALTNYGQVCMSVERIYVEEPIYDTFVEALKREVARLRSNGSDETDLGTMTTEQQKEIVRRQVEDAVANGAKLVSGIHPRDWPESGDLRIQPIILTGVDTRSAVMREETFGPVICVLPFRDESEAIRAANDSVYGLSASVWTNDIEKARRVAQSLETGSVVINDVVLSIANPYLPFGGVKESGIGRYHGDEGYRIFCHEKSLLIDRGWLPSEVHWFPYQNKLIPFRTLVANLYGRKRSFFRFIQSYLTLLATSLRKSGSKRG; translated from the coding sequence ATGCAACGGGCCCGGGAAGCGTTTGATGTTTGGCGACGAAAAAGTATTGATGAACGGCTCTCTTATTTGCGCACCCTGCGTCACCTCATCGTCGACAGAATGGACGAAGGCATGGCGATCATCTCACAGGACACGGGCAAACCAAAAGTAGAAGCGCTTACAAGTGACATCCTGACGGTGCTGGATGCCATCGGTCATGCGGAAAAACGTGCCAAACACGCCCTGAAACCGAGAAAGGTGCGTACGCCGATCTCCCTGATCGGCAAACGGTCCGTCGTCACTTACCAGCCCCGTGGGGTAGTGTTGGTGATCTCACCATGGAATTACCCGTTTCAGCTGTCGGTGATTCCCGTGATCGAGGCACTGGCCGCAGGCAACACCGTCATTCTCAAACCATCGGAAGTGACTCCCCGGGTCGGTGCATGGATCGCATCCCTATTTCGCGAAGCCGGTTTTCCCGAAGGCGTAGTCCAAGTGGCGATCGGTGAAAAGGAATTGGGTGCCCGATTGATCGAGGAACACCCGGATTATATCTTTTTCACCGGCTCAGTGCAGACGGGAAAAATCATTCAGCAGGAGGCAGCCAAACGATTAATCCCCACCACACTGGAATTGGGCGGGAAAGATCCGATGATTGTCTTTGCCGACGCCAACCTGAACAGGGCAATCAAAGGTGCGGTGTGGGGAGCGCTCACCAACTACGGTCAGGTATGCATGTCGGTGGAACGGATTTATGTGGAGGAGCCCATTTACGACACCTTTGTGGAAGCACTGAAACGGGAAGTAGCACGACTGCGATCGAATGGCTCGGACGAAACTGATCTCGGTACCATGACAACCGAACAGCAAAAGGAGATCGTCCGCCGTCAGGTGGAAGACGCGGTCGCAAACGGAGCCAAACTGGTCAGCGGCATCCACCCCCGGGACTGGCCGGAATCTGGCGACCTCCGCATTCAACCCATCATCCTGACGGGTGTGGACACCCGATCAGCTGTCATGCGCGAAGAAACATTCGGACCAGTCATCTGTGTATTACCGTTTCGGGACGAGTCAGAGGCCATCCGTGCGGCCAATGATTCTGTCTATGGATTGAGTGCCAGCGTGTGGACGAATGACATCGAAAAAGCCCGCCGGGTGGCGCAATCATTGGAAACAGGAAGTGTGGTCATCAATGACGTCGTCCTTTCCATCGCCAATCCGTACCTCCCGTTCGGAGGAGTGAAGGAAAGCGGGATTGGCCGTTATCACGGCGATGAGGGATACCGAATCTTTTGTCACGAAAAATCTCTGCTGATCGACCGCGGTTGGTTGCCCTCGGAGGTTCACTGGTTTCCGTATCAAAACAAGCTCATCCCCTTCCGCACACTGGTGGCCAACCTTTATGGTCGGAAACGGTCGTTTTTCCGGTTTATCCAATCCTACCTGACGTTACTGGCAACGTCTTTGCGTAAATCCGGATCAAAAAGGGGATGA